The Terriglobus roseus region CGGAGTCCGAAGGAAGCGGGGATGGAAGCGCTTCGTCGCATTGCGAAGAACTACAACAACGACATGAGTCGGCTGCGGTATCTGGACATGATTTATTACATCCTTCGCAAGGATGGTGCGTATGCGGGTGTGAGCCTGTGGAGCACGCGCGGTATTGAATCGCGGAAGAAGTTTGTGGTGCATGATGGAACGCAGCGGACCGAGCCTTGCGAATATCTGTTTGAAGGAACCACGTTAAGCATCCATCCGTTTTGATTCGGTGCGCTGCAGCAGCCTTATGATGTGGTCATGCATCGCGTTCACCTGATTACGACTGGCGGGACTATTGAAAAGCGGTATGTGGAGCAGGCAGGCTCCATGGAGAATACGGAGCCGCAGATTCGCCGTTGCCTCTCATTGCTGCGGTTGCCGGATATTGAGATCACGGTGGAAGAGTTGATGAACAAGGACTCTTTGTTCATGACAGATGAGGATCGCAAGCTGATTGCCGAGCGAGCTTTGTCGAAGGCGATTGAAGGTATTCCGGTGCTGGTGACGCATGGTACGGACACTGTTGTGGAAACCGGCAAGGTGGTAGCCGACGCCCTGGCGCACAACTGCGGATCAGGGAATGTGCCGGTGGTGTTTACCGGGGCGATGACGCCGTTTGGGATTGAGGGTTCAGACGCGATCCAGAACCTGACGGAGAGCCTGTTGGCGACCCGGCTGTTGAATGGTGGGGTGTTTCTGGTCTTTCATGGCGATGTATTCCCCATTGGGCATGTGGCTAAAGATCGTGAAAACAGCCGCTTCCGGCATATCTAGGCACTTCGTGCGGTTCTCGACGCTTCGCGTGGGACAGGTTTTTGGCGTGGCGGAATGTTTCTGCACTATTCACGATTTCCGCGTGGTTCCGGGTCGGTGTCGGTGGCAAAAGGCATTTAGACTGGATGCACGGCCGCGGGAGTGGCGAAATTGGCAGACGCACTAGACTTAGGATCTAGCGGAGCGATCCGTAGGGGTTCAAGTCCCCTCTCCCGCACCACGAATCCCGTTTCACCAGAGAGATCATGAGCGACAACACACAGATTGAACCCACCCTTCGCGTGACCCAGA contains the following coding sequences:
- a CDS encoding asparaginase domain-containing protein, encoding MHRVHLITTGGTIEKRYVEQAGSMENTEPQIRRCLSLLRLPDIEITVEELMNKDSLFMTDEDRKLIAERALSKAIEGIPVLVTHGTDTVVETGKVVADALAHNCGSGNVPVVFTGAMTPFGIEGSDAIQNLTESLLATRLLNGGVFLVFHGDVFPIGHVAKDRENSRFRHI